From the Polaribacter huanghezhanensis genome, the window CAAAACAGGTACTTTAACATCAACTAAAAAGAACGAAATACAGTACGAAGGAAAAGCATTTTCTGAAGCAGAAAAGGAAGTATTGCAAAATGCAGTTCGAGTTTCTAACCATCCATTAAGTAGAATGCTGTACGATAGTTTTGATGTTGTAAATCAAATTGAATTAGATGCATTTGAAGAACTTGTTGGAAAAGGAATTGAAGCGAAAGCAAACGGAATTTCAATTAAAACAGGTTCGAAATCTTTTGTAGAAAATAGTTTAGAAAATGCTCAGTTTGAAACAGCAATTCATATCAGTATAAATGATGTTTATTTCGGGAAATATGTGTTTAAAAATTCGTACCGAAAATACATGAAGCGATTGTTTAGTAAATTAAAAAGCAAGTATAACCTATCCATTCTTTCAGGTGATAACGAAGGAGAAAAAGACTATTTAGAAAAAAAACTGCCAAGTAAAGTTCAGTTTTTATTCAATCAAAAACCAGAAGATAAGTTAGAATATATAAAATCACTACAAGAAAAAGGAAACAACGTTTTAATGATTGGCGATGGCTTAAATGATGCAGGAGCCTTAGCGCAAAGTGATGTGGGAATTTCATTATCAGAAAATATCAACGTTTTTTCGCCTGCCTGTGATGCTATTTTAGATGCCAATGAATTTAAAAATATTGCCACTTATTTAGAACTGTCAAAAAAAGCAATCAAAATTATAAAATACAGTTTTGTACTGTCTTTGTGTTATAATATCATCGGTTTGTATTTTGCTGTAACAGGACAATTAGAACCTGTAATTGCGGCAATTTTAATGCCGTTGAGTTCAATTACAATCGTTGTTTTTACAACAATTATGACAACTATTTTAGGAAGAAAATTAAAAAAATAAATGATGAGTGTACATATTGATGCAAAACCAGGAGATGTAGCAGCATCTATTCTGTTGCCTGGAGATCCGTTAAGAGCAAAATGGATTGCAGACAAATTTTTAGAAAATGTAGTCTGTTATAATGAAGTTCGTGGAATGTTGGGTTTTACGGGTACTTATAAAGGAAAAAGAGTTTCAGTTCAAGGAACAGGAATGGGAATTCCGTCTGCATTAATTTACGCAAATGAATTGATTACACAATTTGGAGTAAAGAATTTAATTCGCGTTGGCTCTGCTGGTTCTTATCAAAAAGAAGTCAAAATTAGAGACATTGTTTTTGCAATGGCTGGTTCTACAACATCAGGAATTAATGCACAGCGTTTTCGCGGAGCAAGTTATGCGCCAACTGCAAGTTTTGAATTGTTCAATAAAGCGGTACTTGTAGCCAAAGAAAAAAATATTCCAATCAAAGCAGGAAACGTATTAAGTTCTGATGAATTTTATACAGATAATTTTGAGGATTACAAACATTGGGCAGAATTTGGAGTTTTGTGTGTGGAGATGGAAACCGCAGGTTTGTACACAACGGCAGCAAAACACCATGTAAATGCATTGTCAATTTTAACAATTTCTGATAGTCTAGTTACCAAAGAAAGAACTTCGGTAGAAGAAAGAGAGCAAACGTTTAAAGAAATGGTTTTAATAGCCTTAGATACAATTTAAATTAGATTGATATATATTCTGTCAATTCGAGCGGAGTCGAGAATAAGAAAATATATTTAGAGAAAAGACTAAATAATATGAGTTCATTAATACAAAAATACAACATCCCAGGACCAAGATACACCAGTTATCCAACGGTTCCATATTGGGATAAAAAAGGAATTTCTAAAGAAAATTGGATTGCAAGTTTTCAAAAATCTTTTACAGAAAGCAATCAATCAGAAGGAATTAGCATCTACATCCATTTACCATTTTGTGAAAGTTTATGTACATTTTGTGCATGTCATAAACACATTACAAAACGTCACGAAGTAGAAGAAGATTATATAGATACCGTTTTAAAGGAGTGGGAATTGTATGTTAATTTGGTGGATGAAAAACCACTCATAAAAGAGATTCATTTAGGTGGCGGAACTCCAACATTTTTTTCGAGTTTTCAACTTAAAAAATTAATTGACGGATTGTTTGTGTATGCTGATAGACATGCTGATTACGAATTTAGTTTAGAAGGACATCCAAACAATACCACCAAAGAGCAATTACAAACTTTATATGATTTAGGTTTTACTAGAATTAGTTTTGGTGTACAAGATTACGATCCAATTGTGCAAAAAGCAATTCATAGAATTCAGCCTTTCGAAAATGTAGAAAATGCAACAAGATGGTCTCGAGAAATTGGTTTTACATCTGTAAGTCACGATTTAATTTTTGGCTTGCCTTTTCAAACCAAAGAAAATATTATAGAAACCATAGAAAAAACAAAACTATTGCAGCCAGATAGAATTTCGTTTTATAGTTATGCACACGTTCCCTGGGTAAAAGGAGTTGGTCAACGCGGATTTAACGAGAAAGATTTGCCAAAAGATGATGAAAAGAGAGAGTTGTATGAAGTAGGAAAAGAACTCTTTGCAGAATTGGGTTATGTAGAAATTGGAATGGATCACTTTGCTTTAAAAACAGACTCGCTTTATAAAGCAACCCAAGAAAAAACCTTACACAGAAATTTTATGGGATATACAGCCAATAAAACATTATTAATGGTTGGGTTGGGAATGTCTGCAATTTCAGACTCTTGGTATGCCTTTGCACAAAATGTAAAAACAGTAAAAGAGTATCAAAAATTGGTAAATGAAGGTGAAATCCCAATTTTTAAAGGGCATTTCTTATCCGAAGAAGATTTAATTATTAGAAAACATATTTTAAATATGATGTGTCATTTTAACTCTACTTGGGATAAAAACGATTTAGAAATAATAGAATTGGAAAAACATTTTTCATTTTTAAAAGAAATGGTCGCAGATGGCTTGGTTATTTTAGATAAAAATTCTTTGACAATTCCAGAAAAAGCCAGACCATATGTTAGAAATATCTGTATGGCATTTGATGTGCGCTTACAAAAAAGCAAGCCAGAAACTCAATTGTTTTCTATGACCATTTAAAATTTATAGAAAAGATTAAAAGATGACAAATGTCATATTATAGATAAACAAGCAACTGTATTTTTGAACTTCAAGTCAGGCAAGATATGAGCGTTATATATTTATTACTTACACTAAGTATTTTAGTGGCAATCATTTTTTTTATAGCATTTATTTATTCCGTAAAAAGAGGACAATATGATGATTCATATACGCCATCCGTACGAATGCTTTTTGATGATGAATTAGTAAAAACACCAAGCAAAGAATCAAAAGAAACTAACTAGACTTTAAATACAATTAGATTATGGAAATGCAACAGTTTTATTACGATAACAAGATCGTAAAGAAATTTATCTACGCTACTTTACTATGGGGAATAGTAGGCTTTAGTGTTGGGTTAATGCTAGCTTTTATGTTTTTATTCCCAAATTATACCGACGGTATTTCGTGGTTAAGCTTTGGACGTTTAAGACCTTTGCACACAAATGCAGTGATTTTTGCTTTTGTTGGAAATGCAATTTTTGCAGGAGTTTATTACTCGCTACAAAGATTATTAAAAGCAAGAATGGCAAGTAATTTTTTAAGTAATTTCAACTTTTGGGGTTGGCAATTAATTATTGTTGCAGCTGCAATTACGCTGCCGATGGGTTATACATCGTCTAAAGAATATGCCGAATTAGAATGGCCAATAGATATTGCAATTGCTTTAGTTTGGGTTGCTTTTGGGGCTAATATGATTTGGACAATCTTACAGAGAAGACAAAGACATTTATATGTTGCAATTTGGTTTTACTTAGCAACGTTTGTAACGGTTGCTGTATTACATATTTTTAATAGTTTGGCATTGCCGGTAAGTTTCTTGAAAAGTTATTCTGTGTATGCAGGAGTTCAAGATGCATTGGTGCAATGGTGGTACGGACATAATGCAGTGGCGTTTTTCTTAACAACACCTTTTTTAGGATTGATGTATTACTTTGTTCCTAAAGCAGCAAATAGACCCGTATATTCTTATCGATTATCAATTGTCCATTTTTGGTCGTTGATCTTTATTTACATTTGGGCAGGACCACATCATTTATTATATACTTCTTTGCCAGAATGGGCGCAAAACTTAGGAGTTGCATTTTCTGTAATGTTGTTAGCACCATCTTGGGGTGGAATGATAAACGGATTATTAACGCTTCGTGGAGCCTGGGATAAAGTAAGAACAGACCCTGTTTTAAAATTCTTTGTTGTTGCAATTACTGGTTACGGTATGGCAACTTTTGAAGGACCATTATTATCCTTAAAAAGTGTAAATGCTATTGCGCATTTTAGTGATTGGATTATCGCTCACGTGCACGTTGGAGCATTAGCGTGGAACGGTTTCTTTGCTTTTGGTATGATTTATTGGTTGGTTCCTAGAATGTTTAAAACAACTTTGTTTTCTAAAGGATTGGCAAACTTTCATTTTTGGATCGGAACCTTAGGAATCATTTTATATGCACTGCCAATGTATGTTGCAGGATTTGTACAAGCATCAATGTGGAAACAATTCAATCCAGACGGAACATTAACATATGGAAACTTCTTAGAAACTGTTACCGAAATTATACCAATGTACTGGATGCGTGCGATTGGTGGTAGTTTATATATTGTAGGAGCATTTGTCATGTTATACAATATGATAAGAACCATACGAGCTGGAGAAGAAGTAACTGATGATTTAGCTGAAGCACCAGCACTAGAAAAAGTATCAAAATACAGAACAAAAGGAGAAGGATGGCATACTTGGTTAGAACGTAAGCCTATCAAATTAACAATTTATGCAACCATTGCAATTTTAATTGGTGGTGCAGTTCAGATCATTCCAACTTTGTTAGTAAAATCTAACATTCCAACAATTAGTAGCGTAAAACCATACTCACCACTAGAATTAGAAGGAAGAGATATTTATATTAGAGAAGGTTGTGTTGGGTGTCATTCACAAATGGTTCGTCCGTTTAGAAGTGAAGTTGAACGTTATGGAGAATACTCTAAAGCAGGAGAATTTGTTTACGATCATCCATTTTTATGGGGTTCAAAACGTACTGGTCCAGACCTACACAGAATTGGAGGAAAATATTCTGATAGTTGGCACTTAAATCACATGTACGATCCTCAGAGTACTTCGCCAGGTTCTATTATGCCAGGTTATAAATGGCTGATAAGAAATCAGCTTGATAAATCAGATACAGAAAGTAAGATGAAAGTAATGGTTACTCTTGGCGTTCCTTATACAGAAGAAGACATTGCAAATGCGCAGCAACATATGTTAGAGCAAGGAACAAAAATCGAACAAAACTTATATGCAGATCCAGATTTTGTGAAAAATTACGAAGCAGATAAGAAATATGCTGAAGACAATGGAGAGTCTTTTATTGAAATGAAAAACAGAGAAATTGTTGCCGTTATTGCGTATTTACAAAGACTTGGTACAGATATTAAGGTAAAAGATGTAGAAGCTTTATTAATAGATAAAAAATAAGAAATCATGTTAAAATTTGTAAAAAATCATATGGAAAGTATTACCGGAATAGAAATTTATCCAATGATTTCTCTGTTAGTTTTTTTCACATTTTTTGTAGTACTTTTTTGGTGGGTATTTACTTCTAAAAAAGAATACATTAATACAGTAAGTCAAATTCCATTAGATAATTAAAAATAAATAGTGATGAAAAAATATATTATAGCAATCGTATCTGTACTCTTCATTTTTGCAATGCCATTTCTTTTTACTGAAATAACTGCTAGTTATGAAAACCCTTACAAATTTATAGATAACCCTTTGCCATGGTTGGTTTTAGTAACTTTTATTGTGCTATTACTTATGTTGGTTTGGTTAATAACTTTAGCACTTAAAAAAGTTCAATTATTAGAAAATGAGAAAAATGGAGTAGTACCAGAAACATCAACATTTAATTTGAATGTTTGGGTAAAAAAATTTCTTCAAAAATGGACAAATGCAAAAAGAATTGATCAAGAAGAAGAAATTATTTTAGATCATAATTATGATGGAATTAAAGAATTAGACAATTCTTTACCACCATGGTGGGTGTACATGTTTTATGCCTCCATTATTTTTGCGGTTGTGTATTTAGTTCGTTTTGAGGTTTTCGATGGAGATAACCAAATAACTGAATATAATAACGCAGTTGCAGAAGCCAAAGCATCATTAGAGACATACAAAGAAACCGCAACAGATATAATAGATGCTTCTACAGTTACATTATTAACTGACTCAAAAGATTTAAATAGAGGGAAAGCTATTTTTAATTTAAACTGTGTTGCTTGTCACATAGCCGATGGAGGAGGTTCTATTGGTCCAAACTTAACGGATGAGTATTGGATTTTAGGCGGTGGAATCAAAAATGTTTTTACAACAATTTCTAATGGAGGTAGAGACGGAAAAGGAATGGTTGCATGGAGTAAAATTCTAAAGCCAATTGATGTTGCAAAAGTTGCCAGTTACATCATTTCTTTACAAGGAACAAAACCAGCAAACCCAAAGAAACCAGAAGGAGAAATCTGGAAAGAATAACGAATACGTTCATTCTAAAGATCATATAAAAATGGAAATACCCGAAAACGAACAGTTTAGAGATCGTATTGGTACCGTCAATAAAGAAGGGAAACGTTCTTGGATTTTTCCAAAAAAACCTAGCGGAAGGTTTTATAAATATAGAACTTATGTAAGTTACTTTTTATTAGCTTTTTTCCTTTCAGCACCATTTATTAAAATCAACGGAAATCAGTTTTTATTGTTCAATGTTTTTGATCGTAAATTCAATGTTTTTGGATTTCCTTTTTGGCCACAAGATTTTTACCTGATGGTAATCTCTATGATTATTGGAGTTGTATTTATCATTTTATTTACCGTTGTTTTTGGTCGGATTTTCTGTGGATGGATTTGCCCGCAAACTATTTTTTTAGAAATGGTTTTTAGAAGAATTGAATATTGGATTGATGGTGATAGAGGAAAACAAATAAGACTGAGTAAACAACCATGGAATGCAGAAAAAATTAAAAAAAGAGCTTTAAAATGGTGCCTCTTTTTTATCATCTCTTTTTTAATTGCCAATGTGTTTCTAGCGTATTTAATTGGTGGAGATACTGTTTTAGAATATATAACAGGTTCTCCGTTTGATAATTTAAACACGCTAACTTCCTTATTAATTTTTACGGGAGTTTTCTATTTTATATTCGCTTGGTTTAGAGAGCAAGTGTGTATTATCGCTTGTCCGTACGGAAGATTACAAGGTGTTTTATTAGACAATAAAACCATTAATGTTGCGTACGATTTTGTAAGAGGAGAAAAAACAGCAGGAAGAGCTAAGTTTAAGAAAAACGAAGACAGAGAAACTTCTGGAAAAGGAGATTGTATCGATTGTTTTCAATGCGTTCATGTGTGTCCAACAGGAATTGATATTAGAAATGGTACACAATTAGAATGTGTTAATTGCACCGCTTGTATCGACGAATGTGATGACATGATGGAAGCAGTTGGACTTCCAAAAGGGTTAATTCGTTACGCAAGTGAAGACAATATTGAGAAAAAAACGCCTTTTAAATTCACGGCAAGAATAAAAGGGTATTCTGCTGTATTATTTATTTTAGTTGGCTTGTTGGTTGGAATGTTATTTTTAAGAAATGATGTAGAAGCAACCGTGTTAAGATTACCGGGGCAATTATATCAACATAAAGAAGGAAATATCATTAGTAATGTATATACTTTTAAAGTAATCAACAAAACAACTAAAGATATTAATGATGTCAGTTTTAAATTGATATCACAAAAAGGAACAATAGAATTGGTTACGCACAAAGATTTTGTGGTGCCAAAACAAGGTTTAGCGCAAGGAACATTGTTTGTGGAAATTCATAGTTCCTTAATGAAAAAAGAGAAAATAGAACTTAAAATTGGAGTGTATAGCGGAGATACATTAATTGAAACTACTAAAACCAATTTCTTAGGACCAAGAAGTTATCGTTAATAAAAGAATATAAAATAATGAAGATTAAATTAAATTGGGGATTTGGAGTTGTGCTTGCTTTTATAGGCTTTATTGGTTTTATTCTATACTTTGTAATAGCAATGAGTTCTGATAAAAAATACAGTTACGATTTAGTAACAAAAGATTATTACAAGCAAGAATTAAAATTTCAAAAAAATATTGACGCCATAAAAAATGCCAAAAATTTAAAAGAAAATATAAAAATAGAACAGATAAAAGAAGGGATAAAAATTATCTTTCCAAAAGAATTTAATCCAAAATTAATCACAGGAAAAGTGTTTCTATACAGACCATCTAATAAACAATTGGATTTTGAAATGCCTATTGCACTTTCAGATTCATCTTATTTGCTCATGCCTGACAAACGTTTGTTGG encodes:
- the deoD gene encoding purine-nucleoside phosphorylase yields the protein MSVHIDAKPGDVAASILLPGDPLRAKWIADKFLENVVCYNEVRGMLGFTGTYKGKRVSVQGTGMGIPSALIYANELITQFGVKNLIRVGSAGSYQKEVKIRDIVFAMAGSTTSGINAQRFRGASYAPTASFELFNKAVLVAKEKNIPIKAGNVLSSDEFYTDNFEDYKHWAEFGVLCVEMETAGLYTTAAKHHVNALSILTISDSLVTKERTSVEEREQTFKEMVLIALDTI
- the hemN gene encoding oxygen-independent coproporphyrinogen III oxidase, translating into MSSLIQKYNIPGPRYTSYPTVPYWDKKGISKENWIASFQKSFTESNQSEGISIYIHLPFCESLCTFCACHKHITKRHEVEEDYIDTVLKEWELYVNLVDEKPLIKEIHLGGGTPTFFSSFQLKKLIDGLFVYADRHADYEFSLEGHPNNTTKEQLQTLYDLGFTRISFGVQDYDPIVQKAIHRIQPFENVENATRWSREIGFTSVSHDLIFGLPFQTKENIIETIEKTKLLQPDRISFYSYAHVPWVKGVGQRGFNEKDLPKDDEKRELYEVGKELFAELGYVEIGMDHFALKTDSLYKATQEKTLHRNFMGYTANKTLLMVGLGMSAISDSWYAFAQNVKTVKEYQKLVNEGEIPIFKGHFLSEEDLIIRKHILNMMCHFNSTWDKNDLEIIELEKHFSFLKEMVADGLVILDKNSLTIPEKARPYVRNICMAFDVRLQKSKPETQLFSMTI
- the ccoS gene encoding cbb3-type cytochrome oxidase assembly protein CcoS, whose protein sequence is MSVIYLLLTLSILVAIIFFIAFIYSVKRGQYDDSYTPSVRMLFDDELVKTPSKESKETN
- the ccoN gene encoding cytochrome-c oxidase, cbb3-type subunit I, with amino-acid sequence MEMQQFYYDNKIVKKFIYATLLWGIVGFSVGLMLAFMFLFPNYTDGISWLSFGRLRPLHTNAVIFAFVGNAIFAGVYYSLQRLLKARMASNFLSNFNFWGWQLIIVAAAITLPMGYTSSKEYAELEWPIDIAIALVWVAFGANMIWTILQRRQRHLYVAIWFYLATFVTVAVLHIFNSLALPVSFLKSYSVYAGVQDALVQWWYGHNAVAFFLTTPFLGLMYYFVPKAANRPVYSYRLSIVHFWSLIFIYIWAGPHHLLYTSLPEWAQNLGVAFSVMLLAPSWGGMINGLLTLRGAWDKVRTDPVLKFFVVAITGYGMATFEGPLLSLKSVNAIAHFSDWIIAHVHVGALAWNGFFAFGMIYWLVPRMFKTTLFSKGLANFHFWIGTLGIILYALPMYVAGFVQASMWKQFNPDGTLTYGNFLETVTEIIPMYWMRAIGGSLYIVGAFVMLYNMIRTIRAGEEVTDDLAEAPALEKVSKYRTKGEGWHTWLERKPIKLTIYATIAILIGGAVQIIPTLLVKSNIPTISSVKPYSPLELEGRDIYIREGCVGCHSQMVRPFRSEVERYGEYSKAGEFVYDHPFLWGSKRTGPDLHRIGGKYSDSWHLNHMYDPQSTSPGSIMPGYKWLIRNQLDKSDTESKMKVMVTLGVPYTEEDIANAQQHMLEQGTKIEQNLYADPDFVKNYEADKKYAEDNGESFIEMKNREIVAVIAYLQRLGTDIKVKDVEALLIDKK
- a CDS encoding CcoQ/FixQ family Cbb3-type cytochrome c oxidase assembly chaperone; translation: MLKFVKNHMESITGIEIYPMISLLVFFTFFVVLFWWVFTSKKEYINTVSQIPLDN
- a CDS encoding cbb3-type cytochrome c oxidase N-terminal domain-containing protein, with amino-acid sequence MKKYIIAIVSVLFIFAMPFLFTEITASYENPYKFIDNPLPWLVLVTFIVLLLMLVWLITLALKKVQLLENEKNGVVPETSTFNLNVWVKKFLQKWTNAKRIDQEEEIILDHNYDGIKELDNSLPPWWVYMFYASIIFAVVYLVRFEVFDGDNQITEYNNAVAEAKASLETYKETATDIIDASTVTLLTDSKDLNRGKAIFNLNCVACHIADGGGSIGPNLTDEYWILGGGIKNVFTTISNGGRDGKGMVAWSKILKPIDVAKVASYIISLQGTKPANPKKPEGEIWKE
- the ccoG gene encoding cytochrome c oxidase accessory protein CcoG, which encodes MEIPENEQFRDRIGTVNKEGKRSWIFPKKPSGRFYKYRTYVSYFLLAFFLSAPFIKINGNQFLLFNVFDRKFNVFGFPFWPQDFYLMVISMIIGVVFIILFTVVFGRIFCGWICPQTIFLEMVFRRIEYWIDGDRGKQIRLSKQPWNAEKIKKRALKWCLFFIISFLIANVFLAYLIGGDTVLEYITGSPFDNLNTLTSLLIFTGVFYFIFAWFREQVCIIACPYGRLQGVLLDNKTINVAYDFVRGEKTAGRAKFKKNEDRETSGKGDCIDCFQCVHVCPTGIDIRNGTQLECVNCTACIDECDDMMEAVGLPKGLIRYASEDNIEKKTPFKFTARIKGYSAVLFILVGLLVGMLFLRNDVEATVLRLPGQLYQHKEGNIISNVYTFKVINKTTKDINDVSFKLISQKGTIELVTHKDFVVPKQGLAQGTLFVEIHSSLMKKEKIELKIGVYSGDTLIETTKTNFLGPRSYR
- a CDS encoding FixH family protein, whose product is MKIKLNWGFGVVLAFIGFIGFILYFVIAMSSDKKYSYDLVTKDYYKQELKFQKNIDAIKNAKNLKENIKIEQIKEGIKIIFPKEFNPKLITGKVFLYRPSNKQLDFEMPIALSDSSYLLMPDKRLLGGRWNILVDWTYKQQSYFFKKEIFY